ttacgtATAATAAAAAATATCACATAGTAATATTATAGAAGAGAATATCATATATTAATCACgtgataatattataaaaaaaatatcatataTCAAACTTTTAATAATATCtttctattttatatataataataataatatagatTTCACGTTTTActtatttttacttaattttttatctattaattatactaaaaatactaaaatagtattataattttatagtgtaagttttattataaaatataagttttattataaaatagtccacatattttataatatttattattttaattgtaatattataattttattttatcaataatttaggcatattatatatttaaatcaaataaatttaattagagttttattattatattatattattttataattaacaaaaaaaaattacactttaACATTTATACACATCCAagctaaataaatatataaatctgTTAAAATATTAACCActaaataaatgaattttaaaaatataaaaattaatatataaattttactatattttaataattaaattataatatattctaataatattaaaataatatctctTTTTACTAATAATTAATGTGTAAATTTgagatatatttaaaaaaaattaatctcaAAATTCTATTtgaaaaatataagaaatatcatgatttttttttcaaatttcttttttagaaataaaagaggaaaaagaaagtaGTCCACCATTATTGTGGTGCGCCCCTgactaattataattaattaatttaatataaaaaattatttcaataaaAAAGACAAGAGAGAAGGCGGTGGTTATCCTTCTCCACTGATCTCCAACGTGCGGGCCACCACCGTGGTCTCTGATTCCAGAGAATTTCCTATACGAGCATCCACTTGTCTCATAAACTAATCATCAACGCCATGAAATTGGGCGATTCCTTTCTCTCCATATATCTGGGTTTCTCGCTTCTCCTTTGCCACAAAAATTCTCCATGGTTTCTTTAAGCTTGCTTCTTTGCCCTTCAACGTTTCTCTCTCACTCTtcatctccttcttcctttccaaCTAAATCTGCGCTTCCTGGGAATATTCACTCCGCAACAAAACCATTTCTCCCTTTATCTTTAAAACGGCATCGTTTGCCTTCTCATGTGAAGAGCAATTTCGTTGTCAGATCAGCTCTGGACGAGGTGTCTGTCCTCGACCCACCTCCTCCTCCTCAAAACGAGAAGGGGAAAACTGAGCTCATTGCTTCTTTGAAGCTCAAATTGCTGGTTAGTCtcttaattttttgtttttagtTTGGTGAATCACTTGTATTTGACTGCCTATGGCTTTCAATTCATTTTCCCCAGTTAATTTCTTCCTTTAATTCATGGTTCAGATGCTTAGTGTACTACAGCCTTCATTGGTTTTAGGGTGATTAAAAGGGTTTTTGTTTGATTCGGTTTTTATcggaatttggttcatttaattgtcTTGTTCCTCTGTGAAATACTTTTCAAGCTGGCTAGTCACGGTGTTGGTCTTGCTTTAATTTGGTTTGCTGTTGCTTAGTTACTCAGTTCAGTAGGTAGCATATCAGTTTTATTACTGCCTTCAATCATTGATTAATCCTCCTGTTTTTGGcgcttaaatttgattaaaatatgcAGTAGTAGTACTTAGAACATTGAAatcatttgatttcaatgatatgcCATGATACATGATAAGAGTATCCTACCACCAGCTAAGCTTATAACGTTCATATCCTTTGTACTTGAAAACTTCTACCCTCCGTTTTTTCACGGAGGTTGGAACAATAAGGCTTCACTCGGAGACCTGAAAATATGTCTTGAATGATTATGGTGCTATCTATCTGACTAGAGATTCTAAATCTAAACAAGGAAATCAGCGCTGCTACTGCTAGGTGCTAGCCATTATGAGAGGAGTATTTGATACATAGCGCACTCAACCTTGGGGAATGTCCAAACCTTTTTAAATTATTTCCAAGTGTGCCAAGTGATCAAAACCTAATATAGATCTTTATGATTTGAGAATATATTCTTATAACTTACTATATATAACACGGACATTGGGGAGAACAATTGATTCATAATGATTTTGGAATTGTTCATCTGGCTTCTCATATCCTAATGCAGGTTTTATTTATTTAGAGTTCcatataattttttatgctctCTAATTCTTGACTGAAATCTTCAGCCTAAAAAATATGGATGGTTTTGAAGCTAATCCATGACGAACATGAGAATGCCTATGTGGACGCATAAAACTTCCTTCTTGTTCTGTTTAAATGTTTCTTATTCTATCATCTTGGAACCTATCTTGACATATACGGATGGTCAATTGCAGAGTATTGTTTCTGGTCTGAACAGAGGCCTTGCTGCTAGTGAAGATGATATGCAGAAGGCAGATGCTGCTGCGAAGGAGCTTGAAGCTGTTGGAGGACTAGTAGATCTCTCAAATGATATTGATAAGCTGCAAGGAAGGTGGAAGCTGATTTATAGCAGTGCATTCTCAACTCGCACTCTGGGTGGAAGTCGTCCTGGACCTCCCACTGGAAGGCTGCTTCCTATAACTCTAGGCCAGGTGTGCAATGACAGTTCGCTGTTATTTTGATCGCTAAATTGGCAATCTATTTTTACCTAGAGGTGTTTTCAATGTGTGTAATGTTCACATCACCTGATCATTAGAAGTTAGAACAGTGTGAAGTTCATTAAGCATCAGTGAATTGTCTAAAATAAGACAAATTCCTAGCATGCTGAGAGTTGTCCTTCTTGTGATTTTAAATCTCTATTTGAAGTCTTGACATTTTATGTTTTGTTCTTAAAGAAATAGCAGTTGAATAACAGCTGGTCAAGTCAATGTTCCCAAGCCATTTATAAGTTTTATTAGTTTTGATGGATGCCTTGTTTGATCTTAAAGCAAGCATTCAATTTTTTCATGCCTTCTGAATGTGGTTTTGGTTTCATGATTAGGTGTTTCAACGGATTGATGTCTTAAGCAAAGATTTTGATAATATAGTAGAGCTTGAATTAGGTGCTCCATGGCCTTTGCCACCTGTTGAAGTCACTGCCACATTAGCCCACAAATTTGAACTCATAGGTTGGTGCTTCTCACTCATTTCTCCTccacttattttattttttatttataattttcttgTCCTTAAATTCCGCCTATTATTGTCATGTAACATCCCCATCTGGTAGAATAATAAAGTTTGATTGGTTGTGCTTGCCCTGTATTGAGAATAGGATCTGCAAAGGttaaaataacatatgagaaaacGACTGTGAAGACAACAGGGAACTTGTCACAACTTCCTTCTTTAGAAATACCTCGAATTCCTGATGCATTAAGGCCTCCATCCAATCCTGGAAGTGGTGAATTTGAAGTTGCCTATGTTGATGGTGATACCCGTATCACCAGAGGAGATAGAGAAGAGCTGAGGATTTTTGTAATctcgtaattttttttttcttgtgcaGTTTCTTTGCCATCCCTTCACATTCAATATTCTCTCATCATCTCTGTATATCAAAAGCATTTGTCTATCTTTTCGTTCTGTTTTTCCAAGCGCATGGttggtttattattattattattattattattattattattattattattattcatagGAACAAAGAAACCATTGTACAATTGTAAAGTGCAATTAGCATACTTGGATCCTCCTTCTGACCGCCTCCAATTCCAACGTTGTACTTGCTTCATGTGGTGGATCTATGCTCTAGTTAGGAAGGGAACATGCCATTTAAGAGGCGCGGGCGAGCACTAGAATCCCAATCTTATGATCTTTAAACGTACAAAATGCGAAGAAATTCATataataattcaattttaatcCTTAAAACAAAAACTGTGAGTAAATATGGTGTTCTGTAACTATGGCAATTACGTTCAAAATTTTAGAGATTAAAGCaacatttataattttataatgaaGAATAAGGGCATGCCATTAATAAAGCAGATGTTTATCAACCCTTCAAATAAAACAAAGACGCTGATGAATCCAATTtcgaattatataattatataatgggCTGGAATGCTAGGCCAGTTTATTTCAGCGGTGGGCTCACGAAAAATGTATGATACATCACGCCCGTGTCCTAAAATGCAAATATTGTCATATAGACGTTAGACAACAACGGCTAGTTTAAActtcaaaaaccctaatttcaaaatcTTTTCATTTCCATTTTGTGTCTTTCCATTTCCTGCAGCTCTAGCTCTCTCTTTATCTCTCTTTCCACCACTGAAATCATTTCTCTCCTCTCAACACTCTCTCAAAACAGAGTTCAAATTCAGTATTGAATTCTACGCCCAGAAATCCTCCGATCGGTCTTGAATTTTGAATCTTTATCTGAAAACCTCATACAAAATAAACAGCTAACCGGAATTCTCTTGGAGAAATCTAAGGAAGCCTAAAACCACCAACTGGGTCTCCCTCAAAATGGCCCCTACACCTTCTTCTAAATTAAACCAAACCCACCCCATCAAGACTCCACAATCTAAACACCGTCTCAATTTTACTTCGGCAAGAACCCCAAATCCACATCCATCTCCAAACCCAAACCCAACGGTCAAAGAAACCACTCAGGGAGACCATCCCATTGAAGTTATTGGCCGGATACGCGATTATCCAGACAGAAAAGAAAAACCCAATTCATTCTTGCAAACAAATCCCGATAACCAGACCCTACGTGTCCGTGCTGATATTGGTTATAGAGATTTTACACTggatgggatttctttctctgagGAAGAAGATCTCGATGCATTTTACAAGAAGTTTGTGGAGTCTAGGATTAATGGGGTCAAATTGGGTAACAAATGCACCATAATGATGTACGGGCCAACGGGTTCGGGGAAGAGCCACACCATGTTCGGGTGCTCAAAGCAGGCTGGGATTGTGTATCGGTCATTAAAGGATATACTGGGAGAAGGAGAAGAGGGGAGTGAAGGGAGCGATGGGCAGAAATTGGGGATGTGCACCTTTGTGCAAGTTACAGTTTTGGAGATATACAATGAGGAGATTTATGATCTTTTGTCAAGTGGCTGTGGGGGCGGATTTGGAATTGGATGGCCCAAGGGTGGCAATGGATCCAAGGTAACATCATCTTAAAATTTGGATTAGATTCCTCAATGATTGATTTCATATATGTATTTGTATGAAAATGTGCTGTTTGGAATGTAGTTGTGTAAATGAGTCGTTCTTTGTTCTGTTCAAAAAAGTCTTATTCTATACTTTTTAAAATGTGCTGGGACCTGGTCCATCTGGAATTAGGGCTTCAGTTTCCTTAGTCTAGGTGGGTATAGCAAATTGTGTTCCTAAAATTTTCCCCCATATCCAGGGTATATGTCTATGTGATCATATGCTGCCATTCGAAGAGAGAGTTTCTTTTGAATGTCTGGAATCaagttttttgttattttatttgcTTAACTAAAAAGCTTCATAAAAAATCTATGAGCTATTGTTTtttgatttctttgggaagataGGATGAATTGCGATTCATCCTAAAGTAAGCTTCCATTTTCATCTGTTTCTTGTGATATTGGACTGATACAAAGTTCCAAGGTTTCGTATTTCCCTATTCTTGAAATTAGTATCCCGAAAATATCAAATTCAAGACATTCTTTATTTAAAGTGAGGAGGGTCATGCTGTTATGAATTCTAGGTTGTGTTTATGTTCTTCTAAGGGAATTCTGGGCAAGTAATCTGCATTTGTGTAGGTAAGACTTGAAGTTATGGGAAAAAAGGCCAAAAATGCTACTTACATATCTGGGACTGAACCTGGAAAAATTTCCAAGGAGATTCAGAAAGTGGAGAAGCGGAGAATAGTTAAGAGTACCCTCTGCAATGATCGAAGTTCTAGGAGCCACTGCTTGGTATGACTTTTTGCACTTGTTGAAAATTCTATCAAACTGTTGTTTTTAGCACAAAACAAGtttgtttttattttgttttttagaTAATCCTGGATGTCCCTACTGTGGGAGGCCGGCTTATGCTTGTTGATATGGCAGGCTCAGAAAATATAGAACAAGCAGGGCAGAACACTTTTGAAGCAAAGATGCAGGTAACTTCTTTGTTAAGAGACTTCACCTCCTCCCCTTGCCACTATCCCACGTCATCTTCCCTGGCACCCAgtattctttaaattttttatccTAGCTTAAGAGGCACTGATTTTGTGCTTCTTCCATCAACAGACAGCAAAAATTAACCAAGGAAATATAGCATTGAAGAGAGTAGTGGAATCTATTGCTAATGGAGATTCTCATGTGCCCTTTAGAGATAGCAAGTTGACCATGCTGCTCCAGGCAATGTTTCATTCATTTTGGTCAAAATAAGATGATTTGCATAGTTTGTCAGGAATCTGACTCATGAGGTTTTCCTGTTTTTCCTTCTTTTTCAGGATTCCTTTGAGGATGACAAGTCCAAAATTTTGATG
The Hevea brasiliensis isolate MT/VB/25A 57/8 chromosome 15, ASM3005281v1, whole genome shotgun sequence genome window above contains:
- the LOC110655562 gene encoding plastid-lipid-associated protein 6, chloroplastic: MVSLSLLLCPSTFLSHSSSPSSFPTKSALPGNIHSATKPFLPLSLKRHRLPSHVKSNFVVRSALDEVSVLDPPPPPQNEKGKTELIASLKLKLLSIVSGLNRGLAASEDDMQKADAAAKELEAVGGLVDLSNDIDKLQGRWKLIYSSAFSTRTLGGSRPGPPTGRLLPITLGQVFQRIDVLSKDFDNIVELELGAPWPLPPVEVTATLAHKFELIGSAKVKITYEKTTVKTTGNLSQLPSLEIPRIPDALRPPSNPGSGEFEVAYVDGDTRITRGDREELRIFVIS